The Linepithema humile isolate Giens D197 chromosome 7, Lhum_UNIL_v1.0, whole genome shotgun sequence genome has a window encoding:
- the MBD-R2 gene encoding PHD finger protein 20-like protein 1 isoform X3, producing MKRRRIPRSRAVGRVSSAVTAAAAAAVAATSAGAMGMARKCCVRSCEADVREARAKGLPLHKFPKDAALRDRWLASGGFEASFRPTPGQVVCHRHFKRADYEPTRTGHSKFLLKRGTVPSVFADYGNHPDPIIISVKSSTSYAQEDLDLINSEILNLEQSVSPLLSEVRTPKSDSCGETCYSRPESSADSLNLADSSEVVDNECKMTALKEDTSVTSVKDKSVDNSDSKVNTVAMQLGIVESKTTMKTSAKDLIIKEELKGIKLSEDKEFDKSEGLKPKILNRDGLNFYPGAKLEAKDFNDIWYSAKVVETDWVDREVLIHFDKWSSRYDEWIPMDSSRLRELQTPQKETKMKEFSVGERILATWADGRKYPAKVNAVLTNDRYDVLFDDGYAKIVKSSKMTKITENPTKQLNELDGYIGSKQERRDKKRKHTVMELFNTHSRRRTKTDPDKAIKKEDPVAKENGEISTESKLKVDGTLFDPCYDPGTDLLRGFDANPSKIKSYPKKTKKELPKNDTDHEEDVGPEWVDGEPQGMESYIVDGNDGPRRSIIVPDKRLPVGWEKHFTQRKTGSSAGKWDVLFIHKPTGKKFRCRNDIRVFMENQGQYDFDPERFDFCIHRRKRKNVKQDVTPEAPKKIKTLLPKTKTSTPEGTLPTTATSGIDGPSVSTSTPSTTDGAVFIGLCGGLRVEMEDSAYKCPKEGCNKNFRKENLLQMHIKHYHPEYSKFLGSTPKVEDLAYARTTGESIEDIIPKKSTTFLEKVNKFGKKKSPAEKASPVLLQSTLNTTQPTSPSISGPIIPELEEEMDQSEKCNDSKKEDMKIETMSPMSIHSAEIDDDVEKKKENVCALSPGTLFDMKVKEERAQSGIKTLLPVRSSAMSEVQRVDRKSLDETVHVAKGPKRRQLSEHNVDFSVKTKKRHGMSDLTDGFGDLDDSAMDVEGPMALMYRYSRRKSDSKSDENSQNSQLNDSRIEKGDPSKGDTIKSDINNDTEESEGVMMMINGELVKVEQLRKEEIINCTCGFMEEDGLMIQCDLCLCWQHGHCNAIEGEKDVPEKYICYICRHPYRERPSKKYFHDQDWIKEGKLPSLPSRTRNQYMINQRTAMLKRSYDLVAALLQVQQLLHSLRVKINVAQKKDHPKLYLWAKNWEKTDVPKIDVEPVPVMEIIKPETVSTDTSSEILRRTEVKTETKVSVKDDQDAKSIASDSELMKILEEDSTHSDESRIINKRESLINSKDSHILLDALTSGNSDTKERNISSDIKMESTDLLAEKTMIDNPTSENLNSGSFIDNVQRESSIADVENDVSALLQPFIPEPEAPIDPTECRMRLLEHIEHFQCHIDSRLASIETQICALEMMDSDEFEPDPRVQPRTKQTVQMLLRDLNTIRKLAALC from the exons ATGAAGCGGCGGCGTATACCGCGCTCGCGTGCCGTGGGGAGGGTATCGTCCGCTGTAACCGCGGCAGCAGCGGCGGCAGTGGCGGCGACGTCCGCGGGGGCGATGGGAATGGCGCGCAAATGCTGCGTGCGTAGCTGCGAGGCGGACGTGCGGGAGGCACGCGCCAAAGGACTGCCGCTGCACAAGTTTCCCAAGGACGCCGCGTTACGGGACAGGTGGTTGGCTAGCGGCGGATTCGAGGCGAGTTTTCGACCGACGCCTGGCCAGGTCGTCTGCCATCGGCATTTTAAACGCGCCGACTACGAACCCACCCGTACTGGTCACAGCAAGTTTCTGCTCAAGCGGGGCACCGTTCCTTCGGTGTTTGCGGACTATGGCAATCATCCCG atccTATTATTATATCAGTTAAATCTTCTACATCATATGCACAAGAAGATTTGGACCtaataaattctgaaatattaaatttggaaCAATCTGTCTCACCATTACTGTCAGAAGTAAGAACACCTAAATCCGACAGTTGCGGTGAAACCTGTTACTCCAGACCTGAATCCTCTGCAGATTCTTTGAATCTTGCTGATAGTTCGGAAGTAGTGGATAATGAATGCAAAATGACAGCTCTAAAAGAAGATACATCAGTGACATCAGTGAAAGACAAATCTGTTGATAACTCAGATAGTAAAGTGAATACAGTAGCAATGCAACTTGGAATTGTGGAATCAAAAACAACAATGAAGACCAGTGCCAAAGATCTAATAATAAAGGAGGAATTAAAAGGCATTAAATTATCCGAAGACAAGGAGTTTGATAAATCAGAGGGATTAAaaccaaaaattttaaatcgtgatggtttaaatttttaccCTGGTGCCAAATTGGAAGCAAaagattttaatgatatatg gtATTCTGCCAAAGTGGTAGAAACTGATTGGGTGGACAGAGAAGTTTTGATACATTTTGACAAGTGGAGTTCAAGATATGATGAATGGATACCAATGGATAGCTCCAGGCTTCGTGAATTACAAACCCCACAAAA GGaaacaaaaatgaaagaattttCAGTAGGAGAAAGGATACTTGCTACGTGGGCGGACGGTAGAAAATATCCGGCCAAAGTGAATGCAGTCTTGACGAATG ATAGGTACGATGTATTGTTTGATGATGGATACGCGAAGATCGTCAAATCATCGAAAATGACCAAAATCACTGAAAATCCAACCAAG CAATTAAATGAATTGGATGGATACATTGGCAGCAAACAAGAAAGAAGGGATAAGAAACGAAAGCATACAGTTATGGAGTTGTTCAATACTCATTCAAGAAGACGAACGAAAACTGATCCTgacaaagcaataaaaaaggAAGATCCTGTTGCTAAAGAGAATGGAGAAATCTCTACCGAGAGTAAGCTCAAAGTTGACGGGACTCTATTTGATCCTTGCTACGACCCGGGAACAGATTTATTAAGAGGCTTTGATGCTAACCCTTCCAAAATCAAGTCCTATCCGAAAAAGACCAAAAAGGAATTGCCAAAAAATGACACAGATCATGAAGAAGATGTTGGTCCTGAATGGGTCGATGGAGAACCACAAGGAATGGAATCTTATATAGTAGATGGTAATGACG gacCACGCCGATCTATAATAGTGCCAGACAAAAGGTTGCCTGTAGGTTGGGAAAAACATTTTACTCAAAGGAAAACTGGTTCATCTGCTGGGAAGTGGGATGTTTTGTTCATACA taAACCGACTGGCAAGAAATTCAGATGCAGAAATGACATCAGAGTGTTCATGGAGAATCAAGGACAATATGACTTTGATCCTGAAAGATTTGACTTTTGTATACACCGAAGAAAACGGAAAAATGTGAAACAGGATGTTACACCAGAAGCACCAAAGAAGATTAAAACTTTGTTACCTAAAACGAAAACATCCACACCTGAAGGCACGTTACCGACCACAGCGACGAGCGGTATCGATGGTCCATCTGTTTCGACGTCTACTCCGTCTACTACTGATGGTG cCGTTTTCATCGGACTTTGTGGTGGACTTCGTGTAGAAATGGAAGACAGCGCTTATAAATGTCCCAAGGAAGggtgcaataaaaattttcgaaaagaaaatttgttgCAAATGCATATTAAGCATTATCATCCTGAATATTCCAAATTTCTGGGATCTACTCCAAAAGTTGAAGATTTGGCTTACGCAAGAACTACGGGGGAATCTATAGAAGACATTATTCCAAAGAAATCAACGACATTTTTGGAGAAAGTAAACAAATTTGGGAAGAAGAAATCTCCTGCGGAAAAGGCATCGCCCGTTTTATTACAGTCAACACTAAATACAACGCAACCGACGTCCCCCTCAATATCTGGTCCAATAATACCAGAATTAGAAGAGGAAATGGATCAATCGGAAAAGTGTAATGATTCGAAAAAAGAAGAtatgaaaattgaaacaatGTCTCCGATGTCTATTCACAGTGCAGAGATAGACGACGATGttgagaagaaaaaagagaatgtTTGTGCGTTGTCTCCTGGTACATTATTCGACATGAAAGTGAAGGAAGAGCGAGCGCAAAGTGGAATTAAGACGCTATTACCTGTAAGATCATCTGCAATGTCAGAAGTGCAAAGAGTTGACAGAAAATCTTTGGATGAAACGGTACACGTTGCGAAAGGCCCAAAAAGAAGACAACTCTCCGAACATAATGTAGACTTCTCGGTTAAAACAAAGAAACGACAcg GTATGTCTGACCTTACTGACGGTTTCGGTGATTTAGACGACAGTGCTATGGATGTTGAAGGACCTATGGCACTCATGTATAGATACAGTCGTAGAAAATCTGATTCAAAGAGCGATGAAAATAGTCAAAATA GTCAACTAAATGATTCTCGCATTGAGAAAGGTGATCCCTCAAAAGGGGATACAATCAAATcagatattaataatgatacagaag AGAGTGAAGGTGTGATGATGATGATCAATGGCGAATTAGTGAAAGTGGAACAACTTCggaaagaagaaataataaattgcacatGTGGCTTCATGGAAGAAGATGGTTTAATGATACAGTGCGATCTTTGTCTTTGTTGGCAACACGGTCACTGCAATGCGATTGAAGGAGAAAAGGATGTTcctgaaaaatacatttgttacATATGCAGGCATCCATATCGGGAACGGCCCTCTAAGAAATACTTTCACGATCAGGATTGGATAAAAGAAGGAAAGTTACCAAg TTTGCCTAGTCGAACACGGAACCAATATATGATAAATCAAAGAACTGCAATGCTGAAACGTTCGTACGACTTGGTTGCCGCGCTTTTACAAGTACAACAACTTCTTCATAGTCTACGCGTAAAAATTAACGTGGCTCA GAAAAAGGATCATCCTAAATTATATCTTTGGGCAAAGAATTGGGAGAAAACGGATGTACCAAAGATAGATGTAGAGCCAGTGCCTGtaatggaaataataaaaccaGAAACTGTTTCTACCGATACGAGTTCGGAGATTTTGCGACGTACCGAGGTGAAAACGGAAACCAAAGTGTCTGTAAAAGATGATCAAGATGCAAAATCAATCGCCTCTGATTCggaattgatgaaaattttggAAGAGGATAGTACACATTCTGACGAAtctagaattattaataagagagAAAGCTTGATAAATTCGAAGGATAGTCACATACTTTTGGACGCATTAACAAGTGGCAACTCAGACACAAAAGAAAGGAACATTTCATCAGACATTAAAATGGAGAGCACAG atttgcTAGCTGAGAAAACTATGATCGATAATCCAACATCAGAGAATCTCAACTCGGGATCGTTTATTGATAATGTTCAACGGGAATCAAGCATAGCTGATGTTGAAAATGACGTCTCTGCCCTTCTGCAACCTTTTATACCAGAACCTGAAGCACCGATTGATCCAACCGAATGCCGAATGAGATTATTGGAACATATTGAACATTTTCAATGTCACATTGATTCAAGATTAGCATCCATAGAAACGCAAATTTGTG CTCTTGAAATGATGGATTCGGATGAATTTGAACCAGACCCTCGTGTTCAGCCCCGCACTAAACAAACGGTTCAGATGCTTCTTCGTGATTTGAATACGATTCGGAAGTTAGCAGCGCTGTGCTGA
- the MBD-R2 gene encoding PHD finger protein 20-like protein 1 isoform X2 — protein MKRRRIPRSRAVGRVSSAVTAAAAAAVAATSAGAMGMARKCCVRSCEADVREARAKGLPLHKFPKDAALRDRWLASGGFEASFRPTPGQVVCHRHFKRADYEPTRTGHSKFLLKRGTVPSVFADYGNHPDPIIISVKSSTSYAQEDLDLINSEILNLEQSVSPLLSEVRTPKSDSCGETCYSRPESSADSLNLADSSEVVDNECKMTALKEDTSVTSVKDKSVDNSDSKVNTVAMQLGIVESKTTMKTSAKDLIIKEELKGIKLSEDKEFDKSEGLKPKILNRDGLNFYPGAKLEAKDFNDIWYSAKVVETDWVDREVLIHFDKWSSRYDEWIPMDSSRLRELQTPQNEQTWTPPSPETKMKEFSVGERILATWADGRKYPAKVNAVLTNDRYDVLFDDGYAKIVKSSKMTKITENPTKQLNELDGYIGSKQERRDKKRKHTVMELFNTHSRRRTKTDPDKAIKKEDPVAKENGEISTESKLKVDGTLFDPCYDPGTDLLRGFDANPSKIKSYPKKTKKELPKNDTDHEEDVGPEWVDGEPQGMESYIVDGPRRSIIVPDKRLPVGWEKHFTQRKTGSSAGKWDVLFIHKPTGKKFRCRNDIRVFMENQGQYDFDPERFDFCIHRRKRKNVKQDVTPEAPKKIKTLLPKTKTSTPEGTLPTTATSGIDGPSVSTSTPSTTDGAVFIGLCGGLRVEMEDSAYKCPKEGCNKNFRKENLLQMHIKHYHPEYSKFLGSTPKVEDLAYARTTGESIEDIIPKKSTTFLEKVNKFGKKKSPAEKASPVLLQSTLNTTQPTSPSISGPIIPELEEEMDQSEKCNDSKKEDMKIETMSPMSIHSAEIDDDVEKKKENVCALSPGTLFDMKVKEERAQSGIKTLLPVRSSAMSEVQRVDRKSLDETVHVAKGPKRRQLSEHNVDFSVKTKKRHGMSDLTDGFGDLDDSAMDVEGPMALMYRYSRRKSDSKSDENSQNSQLNDSRIEKGDPSKGDTIKSDINNDTEESEGVMMMINGELVKVEQLRKEEIINCTCGFMEEDGLMIQCDLCLCWQHGHCNAIEGEKDVPEKYICYICRHPYRERPSKKYFHDQDWIKEGKLPSLPSRTRNQYMINQRTAMLKRSYDLVAALLQVQQLLHSLRVKINVAQKKDHPKLYLWAKNWEKTDVPKIDVEPVPVMEIIKPETVSTDTSSEILRRTEVKTETKVSVKDDQDAKSIASDSELMKILEEDSTHSDESRIINKRESLINSKDSHILLDALTSGNSDTKERNISSDIKMESTDLLAEKTMIDNPTSENLNSGSFIDNVQRESSIADVENDVSALLQPFIPEPEAPIDPTECRMRLLEHIEHFQCHIDSRLASIETQICALEMMDSDEFEPDPRVQPRTKQTVQMLLRDLNTIRKLAALC, from the exons ATGAAGCGGCGGCGTATACCGCGCTCGCGTGCCGTGGGGAGGGTATCGTCCGCTGTAACCGCGGCAGCAGCGGCGGCAGTGGCGGCGACGTCCGCGGGGGCGATGGGAATGGCGCGCAAATGCTGCGTGCGTAGCTGCGAGGCGGACGTGCGGGAGGCACGCGCCAAAGGACTGCCGCTGCACAAGTTTCCCAAGGACGCCGCGTTACGGGACAGGTGGTTGGCTAGCGGCGGATTCGAGGCGAGTTTTCGACCGACGCCTGGCCAGGTCGTCTGCCATCGGCATTTTAAACGCGCCGACTACGAACCCACCCGTACTGGTCACAGCAAGTTTCTGCTCAAGCGGGGCACCGTTCCTTCGGTGTTTGCGGACTATGGCAATCATCCCG atccTATTATTATATCAGTTAAATCTTCTACATCATATGCACAAGAAGATTTGGACCtaataaattctgaaatattaaatttggaaCAATCTGTCTCACCATTACTGTCAGAAGTAAGAACACCTAAATCCGACAGTTGCGGTGAAACCTGTTACTCCAGACCTGAATCCTCTGCAGATTCTTTGAATCTTGCTGATAGTTCGGAAGTAGTGGATAATGAATGCAAAATGACAGCTCTAAAAGAAGATACATCAGTGACATCAGTGAAAGACAAATCTGTTGATAACTCAGATAGTAAAGTGAATACAGTAGCAATGCAACTTGGAATTGTGGAATCAAAAACAACAATGAAGACCAGTGCCAAAGATCTAATAATAAAGGAGGAATTAAAAGGCATTAAATTATCCGAAGACAAGGAGTTTGATAAATCAGAGGGATTAAaaccaaaaattttaaatcgtgatggtttaaatttttaccCTGGTGCCAAATTGGAAGCAAaagattttaatgatatatg gtATTCTGCCAAAGTGGTAGAAACTGATTGGGTGGACAGAGAAGTTTTGATACATTTTGACAAGTGGAGTTCAAGATATGATGAATGGATACCAATGGATAGCTCCAGGCTTCGTGAATTACAAACCCCACAAAA CGAACAAACTTGGACTCCACCATCTCC GGaaacaaaaatgaaagaattttCAGTAGGAGAAAGGATACTTGCTACGTGGGCGGACGGTAGAAAATATCCGGCCAAAGTGAATGCAGTCTTGACGAATG ATAGGTACGATGTATTGTTTGATGATGGATACGCGAAGATCGTCAAATCATCGAAAATGACCAAAATCACTGAAAATCCAACCAAG CAATTAAATGAATTGGATGGATACATTGGCAGCAAACAAGAAAGAAGGGATAAGAAACGAAAGCATACAGTTATGGAGTTGTTCAATACTCATTCAAGAAGACGAACGAAAACTGATCCTgacaaagcaataaaaaaggAAGATCCTGTTGCTAAAGAGAATGGAGAAATCTCTACCGAGAGTAAGCTCAAAGTTGACGGGACTCTATTTGATCCTTGCTACGACCCGGGAACAGATTTATTAAGAGGCTTTGATGCTAACCCTTCCAAAATCAAGTCCTATCCGAAAAAGACCAAAAAGGAATTGCCAAAAAATGACACAGATCATGAAGAAGATGTTGGTCCTGAATGGGTCGATGGAGAACCACAAGGAATGGAATCTTATATAGTAGATG gacCACGCCGATCTATAATAGTGCCAGACAAAAGGTTGCCTGTAGGTTGGGAAAAACATTTTACTCAAAGGAAAACTGGTTCATCTGCTGGGAAGTGGGATGTTTTGTTCATACA taAACCGACTGGCAAGAAATTCAGATGCAGAAATGACATCAGAGTGTTCATGGAGAATCAAGGACAATATGACTTTGATCCTGAAAGATTTGACTTTTGTATACACCGAAGAAAACGGAAAAATGTGAAACAGGATGTTACACCAGAAGCACCAAAGAAGATTAAAACTTTGTTACCTAAAACGAAAACATCCACACCTGAAGGCACGTTACCGACCACAGCGACGAGCGGTATCGATGGTCCATCTGTTTCGACGTCTACTCCGTCTACTACTGATGGTG cCGTTTTCATCGGACTTTGTGGTGGACTTCGTGTAGAAATGGAAGACAGCGCTTATAAATGTCCCAAGGAAGggtgcaataaaaattttcgaaaagaaaatttgttgCAAATGCATATTAAGCATTATCATCCTGAATATTCCAAATTTCTGGGATCTACTCCAAAAGTTGAAGATTTGGCTTACGCAAGAACTACGGGGGAATCTATAGAAGACATTATTCCAAAGAAATCAACGACATTTTTGGAGAAAGTAAACAAATTTGGGAAGAAGAAATCTCCTGCGGAAAAGGCATCGCCCGTTTTATTACAGTCAACACTAAATACAACGCAACCGACGTCCCCCTCAATATCTGGTCCAATAATACCAGAATTAGAAGAGGAAATGGATCAATCGGAAAAGTGTAATGATTCGAAAAAAGAAGAtatgaaaattgaaacaatGTCTCCGATGTCTATTCACAGTGCAGAGATAGACGACGATGttgagaagaaaaaagagaatgtTTGTGCGTTGTCTCCTGGTACATTATTCGACATGAAAGTGAAGGAAGAGCGAGCGCAAAGTGGAATTAAGACGCTATTACCTGTAAGATCATCTGCAATGTCAGAAGTGCAAAGAGTTGACAGAAAATCTTTGGATGAAACGGTACACGTTGCGAAAGGCCCAAAAAGAAGACAACTCTCCGAACATAATGTAGACTTCTCGGTTAAAACAAAGAAACGACAcg GTATGTCTGACCTTACTGACGGTTTCGGTGATTTAGACGACAGTGCTATGGATGTTGAAGGACCTATGGCACTCATGTATAGATACAGTCGTAGAAAATCTGATTCAAAGAGCGATGAAAATAGTCAAAATA GTCAACTAAATGATTCTCGCATTGAGAAAGGTGATCCCTCAAAAGGGGATACAATCAAATcagatattaataatgatacagaag AGAGTGAAGGTGTGATGATGATGATCAATGGCGAATTAGTGAAAGTGGAACAACTTCggaaagaagaaataataaattgcacatGTGGCTTCATGGAAGAAGATGGTTTAATGATACAGTGCGATCTTTGTCTTTGTTGGCAACACGGTCACTGCAATGCGATTGAAGGAGAAAAGGATGTTcctgaaaaatacatttgttacATATGCAGGCATCCATATCGGGAACGGCCCTCTAAGAAATACTTTCACGATCAGGATTGGATAAAAGAAGGAAAGTTACCAAg TTTGCCTAGTCGAACACGGAACCAATATATGATAAATCAAAGAACTGCAATGCTGAAACGTTCGTACGACTTGGTTGCCGCGCTTTTACAAGTACAACAACTTCTTCATAGTCTACGCGTAAAAATTAACGTGGCTCA GAAAAAGGATCATCCTAAATTATATCTTTGGGCAAAGAATTGGGAGAAAACGGATGTACCAAAGATAGATGTAGAGCCAGTGCCTGtaatggaaataataaaaccaGAAACTGTTTCTACCGATACGAGTTCGGAGATTTTGCGACGTACCGAGGTGAAAACGGAAACCAAAGTGTCTGTAAAAGATGATCAAGATGCAAAATCAATCGCCTCTGATTCggaattgatgaaaattttggAAGAGGATAGTACACATTCTGACGAAtctagaattattaataagagagAAAGCTTGATAAATTCGAAGGATAGTCACATACTTTTGGACGCATTAACAAGTGGCAACTCAGACACAAAAGAAAGGAACATTTCATCAGACATTAAAATGGAGAGCACAG atttgcTAGCTGAGAAAACTATGATCGATAATCCAACATCAGAGAATCTCAACTCGGGATCGTTTATTGATAATGTTCAACGGGAATCAAGCATAGCTGATGTTGAAAATGACGTCTCTGCCCTTCTGCAACCTTTTATACCAGAACCTGAAGCACCGATTGATCCAACCGAATGCCGAATGAGATTATTGGAACATATTGAACATTTTCAATGTCACATTGATTCAAGATTAGCATCCATAGAAACGCAAATTTGTG CTCTTGAAATGATGGATTCGGATGAATTTGAACCAGACCCTCGTGTTCAGCCCCGCACTAAACAAACGGTTCAGATGCTTCTTCGTGATTTGAATACGATTCGGAAGTTAGCAGCGCTGTGCTGA